From a single Cyanobacteria bacterium QS_8_64_29 genomic region:
- a CDS encoding peroxiredoxin produces the protein MALSPGTQAPDFSAQDSEGNTVSLSDFAGKTVVLYFYPKDDTPGCTKEAQSFRDRYPQYQQRDMAVLGVSQDDAASHQKFKEKYGLPFTLIADPDGAISRAYDVDRGGSAQRVTYLINANGTIDSVDTNVKTETHADDLLSRVS, from the coding sequence ATGGCACTCTCACCCGGGACTCAGGCGCCTGATTTTAGCGCGCAAGACAGCGAAGGCAACACGGTATCGCTATCGGACTTTGCCGGCAAGACCGTCGTTTTGTACTTCTACCCCAAAGACGACACCCCGGGCTGCACCAAAGAAGCGCAGAGCTTTCGCGATCGCTACCCGCAGTACCAACAGCGGGATATGGCCGTGCTGGGGGTCAGCCAGGACGATGCCGCCTCGCACCAAAAATTCAAGGAGAAGTACGGCCTCCCGTTCACGCTCATTGCTGACCCGGATGGCGCCATCAGCCGGGCTTACGACGTCGATCGCGGCGGTAGCGCCCAGCGGGTAACTTACCTCATCAACGCCAACGGCACCATCGACAGCGTCGACACCAACGTCAAAACCGAGACGCACGCCGACGATCTGCTCTCGCGCGTCAGCTAG